A stretch of Lysinibacillus agricola DNA encodes these proteins:
- a CDS encoding sulfurtransferase TusA family protein — protein MKKILEVMGMVCPFPLVEAKEAIKDLHSGDELEVQFDCTQGTESIPRWAAEEGHEVTEYEQVGEAAWTITIKKK, from the coding sequence ATGAAAAAAATATTAGAAGTAATGGGGATGGTTTGTCCATTTCCTTTAGTAGAAGCAAAAGAAGCTATAAAAGACTTACATTCAGGCGATGAATTAGAAGTGCAATTTGATTGCACACAAGGTACAGAATCCATTCCTCGTTGGGCTGCTGAAGAAGGGCACGAGGTAACAGAGTATGAACAAGTTGGTGAAGCCGCTTGGACAATTACTATTAAAAAGAAATAA
- a CDS encoding YeeE/YedE family protein gives MGQMVITGLICGALLGFVMQRGRFCLTGGFRDMYLTKDNRMFYALLIAIAIQSVGVYTLISLKVFEFNAGSLPIVAVIVGSFIFGIGIILAGGCATGTWYRAGEGLIGSWIALAGYMLVAAMMKSGVLLPLDMAIKETSIETNSIAETIGVNNWLIITIFVVAVAFIVYRELKKPRLKIPGLKPKKTGLAHILFEKRWNPFITATIIGVIATLAWPLSVATGRIGGLGITTPSANILQFLVTGEISFINWGVFLVLGIFLGSLFAAKMSGEFRFRIPDTKTAINSFYGGLMMGFGAGLAGGCSIGNGLVMTAMMTWQGWISLGFMILGTWTASYFVFVRPSKKAKQAAQVITA, from the coding sequence ATGGGTCAAATGGTTATTACGGGACTTATTTGTGGAGCTTTACTTGGATTTGTTATGCAACGTGGTCGTTTTTGCTTAACTGGCGGATTCCGCGATATGTATTTGACAAAAGATAACCGTATGTTTTACGCATTACTGATTGCGATAGCAATTCAAAGTGTTGGTGTATATACGTTAATTAGTTTAAAGGTATTTGAATTCAATGCTGGTTCTTTACCAATCGTAGCTGTTATCGTTGGTTCATTTATTTTTGGAATTGGCATTATTTTAGCTGGTGGTTGTGCAACAGGTACTTGGTATCGGGCAGGAGAAGGTTTAATTGGCAGTTGGATTGCATTAGCTGGTTATATGCTTGTAGCAGCAATGATGAAATCAGGCGTATTGTTGCCATTGGATATGGCTATTAAAGAAACGAGCATTGAAACTAATTCTATTGCCGAGACAATTGGCGTAAACAACTGGTTGATTATAACGATTTTTGTAGTAGCTGTTGCATTTATCGTTTACCGTGAGCTAAAGAAGCCACGATTGAAAATCCCGGGGTTAAAGCCGAAAAAAACGGGATTAGCACATATTTTATTTGAAAAACGTTGGAATCCATTTATAACTGCAACAATTATTGGTGTGATTGCAACTTTAGCATGGCCATTAAGTGTTGCTACTGGTCGTATAGGTGGGTTAGGAATTACAACACCTTCTGCTAATATTTTGCAATTTTTGGTGACAGGAGAAATTAGCTTTATCAACTGGGGTGTTTTCCTAGTACTAGGAATTTTCTTAGGGTCATTATTCGCAGCAAAAATGAGTGGCGAATTTAGATTCCGTATCCCTGATACAAAAACGGCGATTAACAGCTTTTATGGTGGACTTATGATGGGGTTCGGCGCAGGTTTAGCAGGGGGTTGCTCAATTGGTAATGGATTGGTGATGACAGCAATGATGACTTGGCAAGGTTGGATTTCATTAGGGTTTATGATTTTAGGTACATGGACAGCATCTTACTTTGTATTCGTTCGGCCAAGTAAAAAAGCTAAGCAAGCTGCACAAGTAATAACAGCGTAA
- the hmpA gene encoding NO-inducible flavohemoprotein — translation MLKQETVQIIKATVPVLEVHGVEITKTFYKNMFQAHPELLNIFNHTNQEKGRQQTALANTVYAAAVHIENLEAILPAVMLIAHKHRSLGILPEHYPIVGEYLLKAIKEVLGDAATDDIINAWAETYGVIADIFIQVEEELYQKAEGSGGWRLFKPLKVAKKVVESDLVTSIYFENEDGSPLPAYEPGQYISIRVKVPGEEYLMNRQYTLSQASAEDGYRISVKRESDHTPNGKVSNFVHDVLQVGDLVDVSVPAGLFVLEEASAPITFVSGGIGVTPLNSMLQSLEANAANEVSFIQCARNEKVVTFSDDIQEKVNALPNASYTALYSDEDKLITKELLAEKVANDADVYVCGPVGFMEAVIENLHEIGVKDEKIHYEFFGPAMQLTK, via the coding sequence ATGTTAAAACAAGAAACAGTACAAATTATTAAAGCGACAGTTCCAGTATTAGAAGTTCATGGTGTAGAGATTACTAAAACGTTTTACAAAAATATGTTTCAAGCTCATCCAGAATTATTGAATATTTTTAACCATACAAACCAAGAAAAAGGTCGTCAGCAAACAGCGTTAGCAAACACAGTTTATGCTGCTGCAGTTCATATTGAAAATTTAGAAGCTATTTTACCGGCGGTGATGTTAATTGCTCATAAACACCGTAGTTTAGGTATTTTACCTGAGCACTATCCAATTGTTGGAGAATACTTATTAAAAGCAATTAAAGAAGTGCTTGGTGATGCAGCAACAGATGACATCATTAATGCTTGGGCTGAAACATATGGCGTAATTGCAGATATCTTTATTCAAGTAGAAGAAGAGCTATATCAAAAAGCAGAGGGTAGTGGCGGATGGCGCTTATTTAAACCATTGAAAGTGGCGAAAAAAGTAGTAGAAAGTGATCTTGTTACATCTATTTACTTTGAAAATGAAGATGGTTCCCCTCTACCAGCATATGAGCCAGGTCAATATATCAGTATCCGTGTGAAAGTACCAGGCGAAGAGTATTTAATGAACCGTCAATATACACTTTCACAAGCAAGTGCAGAAGACGGCTATCGCATTTCAGTAAAACGTGAAAGCGATCATACACCGAATGGTAAAGTTTCGAACTTTGTTCACGACGTATTACAAGTTGGAGATTTAGTGGATGTAAGTGTACCAGCAGGGCTATTTGTTTTAGAAGAAGCTTCTGCTCCAATTACGTTTGTAAGCGGTGGTATTGGTGTAACGCCATTAAACAGTATGCTACAATCACTAGAAGCTAATGCGGCAAATGAAGTGAGCTTTATCCAGTGTGCGCGCAATGAAAAAGTTGTAACATTTAGCGATGATATTCAAGAGAAAGTGAATGCACTTCCAAATGCATCTTACACAGCGTTATATTCAGATGAAGACAAGCTAATTACAAAAGAATTATTAGCTGAAAAAGTTGCCAATGATGCAGATGTTTACGTATGTGGACCTGTTGGCTTTATGGAAGCGGTCATTGAAAATTTACATGAAATTGGCGTAAAAGACGAAAAAATTCATTATGAATTCTTTGGACCAGCAATGCAATTAACAAAATAA
- a CDS encoding Rrf2 family transcriptional regulator, giving the protein MRLTLYTDYSLRTLIYLGAKEDGQLSTIQEISDAYNISKNHLMKVTHQLGLLGYIETIRGRGGGIRLAIDPKTITIGEIVRHTEEDFHLVECFDKENNLCKIAPECQLKGVLYEALQAYLAVLDRYTLDDFLHSKEKLMALLLGE; this is encoded by the coding sequence ATGCGCTTAACTTTATACACAGATTATTCTCTTCGAACACTCATATATTTGGGTGCGAAGGAAGACGGCCAATTATCAACTATCCAAGAAATTTCAGATGCGTATAATATATCGAAAAATCATTTAATGAAGGTGACTCATCAGCTCGGACTACTTGGTTACATCGAAACCATTCGTGGTCGAGGTGGCGGTATACGTTTAGCAATTGATCCAAAAACTATTACAATTGGTGAAATAGTACGTCATACAGAAGAGGATTTTCATCTTGTCGAATGCTTTGATAAAGAAAATAATCTATGTAAAATTGCACCAGAATGCCAGCTGAAAGGCGTATTATACGAAGCACTACAAGCCTATTTAGCCGTCCTAGATCGCTATACTCTAGATGATTTTTTACATTCGAAAGAAAAGTTGATGGCATTGTTGCTTGGCGAATAA
- a CDS encoding GNAT family N-acetyltransferase, translating to MAVTLVRHEIKYAEAMHALSSVPQVRDALGLPAGKVEDTINFIKRECVDEEAGKTVPRVVLDEEGQFIGVTALMFIDHNKKSCHVGSWLGYEFWGKGYNLESKIAILDIAFFELGLERVFAGARKVNIRSQKAQEKLSFIQLGVENDFPQEHSWLEVKEKQPCVLNVFEREDFVRYRTALKKVEGVREDYLPQLLLADESEEAVRKYLNDGELYEIKCGEQLAGVALLLAQSDTTVELKNIAIVPKYQGKGLGKEAINQITTICLSQGYKTIIVGTANSSIDNIAFYQKAGFRMEAIEKDFFSNYPEPIYENGIRALDMIFFSKAL from the coding sequence ATGGCAGTTACTTTAGTGAGACACGAAATAAAATATGCTGAAGCCATGCATGCGCTGTCTTCCGTCCCACAGGTTCGAGATGCACTAGGGTTACCTGCTGGCAAAGTGGAAGATACGATTAACTTTATTAAACGTGAATGTGTGGATGAAGAAGCTGGAAAGACAGTTCCTCGTGTTGTCTTAGATGAGGAAGGACAATTTATTGGTGTGACAGCATTAATGTTTATAGATCACAATAAAAAGAGCTGTCATGTTGGCTCGTGGCTAGGATATGAATTTTGGGGAAAAGGCTATAATCTTGAATCAAAAATTGCAATTTTAGATATAGCATTTTTTGAGTTAGGGTTAGAGCGTGTTTTTGCAGGAGCTAGAAAGGTTAATATCCGTTCACAAAAGGCTCAGGAGAAGTTGTCTTTTATTCAATTAGGAGTAGAAAATGATTTTCCGCAGGAGCATTCATGGTTAGAGGTTAAAGAAAAGCAGCCATGTGTTTTAAATGTTTTTGAGCGCGAAGATTTTGTTCGATACCGTACAGCCTTAAAAAAAGTAGAAGGTGTGAGGGAAGACTATTTACCACAACTATTATTAGCTGATGAAAGTGAAGAAGCTGTTCGAAAATATTTAAATGACGGTGAATTATACGAGATAAAATGTGGTGAGCAGTTAGCAGGTGTAGCGTTACTTCTTGCACAGTCTGATACGACAGTAGAGTTAAAAAATATTGCGATTGTACCGAAGTATCAAGGCAAAGGGCTGGGGAAGGAAGCAATAAATCAAATAACAACAATTTGTCTATCTCAAGGTTATAAAACGATAATAGTTGGAACTGCAAATTCTAGTATTGATAATATTGCTTTCTATCAAAAAGCAGGTTTTCGTATGGAAGCAATTGAAAAAGATTTTTTCAGTAATTACCCAGAGCCAATCTATGAAAATGGAATTCGTGCACTAGATATGATTTTCTTTTCAAAGGCATTGTAA
- a CDS encoding VOC family protein produces the protein MKSATTFLMFQGQANEAIQQYQQWFSELQVESLTYMENSQQVAMAVLHLKGLKMMVNDSVIQHNFTFTPSTSIFVECESEEEIDSLVAQILEGGQALMPLDNYGFSKKFAWIQDRFGVSWQLTYN, from the coding sequence ATGAAAAGTGCCACTACATTTTTAATGTTTCAGGGACAAGCTAATGAAGCTATTCAGCAATATCAACAATGGTTTTCAGAATTACAGGTGGAAAGCTTAACTTATATGGAAAACTCACAACAAGTTGCGATGGCTGTTCTTCATTTAAAGGGTTTGAAAATGATGGTGAATGATAGTGTAATACAGCATAACTTTACGTTTACACCATCAACTTCTATTTTTGTGGAATGTGAGTCTGAAGAAGAAATCGACAGTCTAGTTGCTCAAATTTTAGAGGGCGGACAGGCGTTAATGCCACTTGATAATTATGGATTTTCTAAGAAATTTGCCTGGATCCAGGATCGTTTCGGTGTGTCATGGCAACTAACGTATAATTAA
- a CDS encoding DUF1801 domain-containing protein, whose product MKNTYIEQVDEKWREGFAKLVDVVESNLPEGFEQSMYYDMISYVVPFSTYPKGYHVTPNTPLPFISLAAQKRHIAVYHMGIYADQALLSWFQEEYAKRVPTKLNMGKSCIRFTSTKNIPYELIGELVSKMTPAQWITKYEGELNK is encoded by the coding sequence ATGAAAAACACATATATTGAACAAGTGGATGAAAAATGGCGGGAGGGTTTTGCCAAACTTGTGGATGTGGTAGAAAGTAACTTACCAGAGGGTTTTGAACAAAGCATGTATTATGACATGATAAGCTATGTTGTACCGTTCTCAACTTATCCGAAGGGCTATCATGTCACACCAAATACTCCCTTGCCCTTTATAAGTCTTGCTGCACAAAAACGTCATATTGCAGTGTACCATATGGGTATTTACGCAGATCAAGCGTTACTCTCATGGTTCCAAGAGGAATATGCGAAGCGAGTACCGACAAAGCTTAATATGGGGAAAAGCTGTATTCGTTTTACAAGCACTAAAAATATTCCGTATGAGTTAATTGGAGAGCTTGTTTCGAAGATGACGCCAGCACAATGGATTACAAAATATGAAGGGGAGTTAAATAAATGA